The Hymenobacter chitinivorans DSM 11115 genome contains a region encoding:
- a CDS encoding alpha-amylase family glycosyl hydrolase produces the protein MESSSPTAAEPTLPLVQNDPWLAPYESILQARQQRLEQRLAAITAQCGSLAKFATAHQRLGLNYDGRRRGYWFREWAPAATYLSLIGDFNGWDRGANPLQKGADGVWEVFLPDKDYAGRLTHGSRFKLHVGAANGGKDRLPATLRRAVQDEHSKDFAGQVWRPDTPFAWTDQKFRLQNYVREPFIYEAHVGMATEEHRLGTYREFADQVLPRIQELGYNCIQLMAIMEHPYYGSFGYHVANFFAASSRFGTPEDLKYLINEAHNRGIAVLLDVVHSHAVKNEAEGLANFDGSGGQYFHPGERGNHPGWDSKLFDYAKPEVQQFLLSNLRYWLEEFHFDGFRFDGVTSMLYHHHGEGVAFGSYDQYFGPDVDEDAVLYLQLATTLVHELKKGALLIAEDMSGMPGLCRPIPEGGIGFDYRLGMGIPDYWIKLLKHKRDEDWNLGELWYTLSNRRLGEKTVAYAESHDQALVGDKTLSHWLMDAAVYHNMHKDDPSDIVARGLALHKMIRLLTLALGGEAYLNFIGNEFGHPEWVDFPRQGNNWSYQHARRQWSLADNPDLKYQYFQAFDKAMVTTARQRRLLSAPPAKELNQDNTNQVLIFERAGLIFIFNFHVTASIPDYRFFVPQPGRYRIVLTSDAAQFGGFQRVDDSLTYETFQEDEVNKLSLYVTNRTALVLARV, from the coding sequence ATGGAATCATCTTCGCCGACTGCCGCCGAGCCCACGTTGCCCCTGGTGCAAAACGACCCCTGGCTGGCCCCCTACGAATCTATTCTCCAAGCCCGCCAACAGCGTCTGGAACAGCGCCTGGCCGCTATTACCGCCCAGTGCGGCTCGTTGGCCAAGTTTGCCACCGCCCACCAGCGCCTGGGTCTGAACTACGACGGGCGCCGCCGCGGCTACTGGTTCCGGGAGTGGGCCCCGGCTGCCACCTACCTGTCCCTCATCGGCGACTTTAACGGCTGGGACCGGGGCGCCAACCCCCTGCAAAAGGGCGCGGATGGCGTTTGGGAAGTGTTTTTGCCCGATAAGGACTACGCCGGCCGCCTCACCCACGGCAGCCGCTTCAAGCTGCACGTGGGGGCCGCCAACGGGGGCAAGGACCGCCTGCCGGCCACTCTGCGCCGGGCCGTGCAGGACGAGCACAGCAAGGACTTTGCCGGGCAGGTGTGGCGCCCTGACACGCCGTTTGCCTGGACCGACCAGAAATTCCGCCTCCAGAATTACGTCCGGGAGCCGTTCATCTACGAGGCCCACGTGGGCATGGCTACCGAGGAACACCGCCTGGGCACCTACCGCGAGTTTGCCGACCAGGTGCTGCCCCGGATACAGGAGTTGGGCTATAACTGTATCCAGCTGATGGCCATCATGGAGCACCCCTACTACGGCTCCTTCGGCTACCACGTGGCCAATTTCTTTGCCGCCTCCTCCCGCTTCGGCACGCCCGAAGACCTCAAATACCTCATCAACGAGGCCCACAACCGCGGCATTGCCGTCCTGCTCGACGTGGTCCATTCCCACGCCGTGAAAAACGAAGCCGAGGGCCTGGCCAACTTCGACGGCTCCGGCGGGCAGTACTTCCACCCCGGCGAGCGGGGCAACCACCCCGGCTGGGACTCCAAACTTTTCGATTACGCCAAGCCCGAAGTGCAGCAGTTTTTGCTCAGCAACCTGCGCTACTGGCTCGAGGAGTTCCACTTCGACGGCTTCCGCTTCGACGGCGTCACGAGCATGCTCTACCACCACCACGGCGAGGGCGTGGCCTTTGGCAGCTACGACCAGTACTTCGGCCCCGACGTGGACGAGGACGCGGTGCTCTACCTGCAACTGGCCACCACGCTGGTGCACGAGCTCAAGAAAGGTGCCCTGCTCATTGCCGAAGACATGAGCGGCATGCCCGGCCTCTGCCGCCCCATTCCGGAAGGCGGCATTGGCTTCGATTACCGCCTGGGCATGGGCATCCCGGACTACTGGATTAAGCTGCTCAAGCACAAGCGCGACGAAGACTGGAACCTGGGCGAGCTGTGGTACACGCTGTCTAACCGCCGCCTGGGCGAGAAAACCGTGGCCTACGCCGAAAGCCACGACCAGGCCCTAGTGGGCGACAAAACCCTCTCGCACTGGCTCATGGACGCCGCCGTGTACCATAACATGCACAAGGACGACCCCAGCGACATCGTGGCCCGCGGCCTGGCCCTGCACAAGATGATCCGGCTGCTGACGCTGGCCCTGGGCGGGGAAGCCTACCTCAACTTTATCGGCAACGAGTTCGGCCACCCCGAGTGGGTTGACTTCCCGCGCCAAGGCAACAACTGGAGCTACCAGCACGCCCGCCGCCAATGGTCGTTGGCCGATAATCCCGACCTGAAGTACCAGTACTTCCAGGCCTTCGACAAGGCTATGGTGACGACGGCCCGGCAGCGCCGCCTGCTGTCGGCCCCGCCGGCCAAGGAGCTCAACCAGGATAACACCAACCAGGTGCTCATCTTCGAGCGGGCCGGCCTGATCTTCATCTTCAACTTCCACGTCACGGCCAGCATCCCGGACTACCGCTTCTTCGTGCCCCAGCCCGGCCGCTACCGCATCGTCCTCACCTCCGACGCAGCCCAGTTCGGTGGCTTCCAGCGCGTGGATGACTCGCTGACCTACGAAACGTTCCAGGAGGATGAGGTCAACAAGCTGAGCTTGTACGTAACCAACCGCACGGCCCTGGTGCTGGCCCGGGTGTAA
- a CDS encoding aldo/keto reductase gives MSSTRTLGRSDLSITPLVLGGNVFGWTADQATSFRILDAFVAGGGNAIDTADGYSVWVPGHVGGESETIIGQWLKQRGRRDDVIIATKVGWEVNAENKGLAKDYILRAVEGSLQRLQTDYIDLYQSHKDDPTVPVEETLAAYAQLVQQGKVRVIGASNFTAERLRESLAASERHGFPRYETLQPLYNLYDRADFEQNLRPLLQEQNIGVIPYYGLAAGFLTGKYRSEADLQKSARGGGVGQKYLNDKGLRILSALDAVAARQQATPAQVALAWIIAQPGLTAPIASATSPEQVTELLKATELQLSPDDLTQLGEASS, from the coding sequence ATGTCTTCTACCCGCACCTTGGGTCGTTCCGACCTTTCTATTACGCCGCTCGTGCTGGGCGGCAACGTTTTCGGCTGGACGGCCGACCAAGCTACTTCCTTCCGCATCCTGGACGCCTTCGTGGCCGGGGGCGGCAACGCCATTGATACCGCCGACGGTTACTCGGTGTGGGTGCCCGGCCACGTGGGCGGCGAGTCGGAAACCATTATCGGGCAGTGGCTCAAGCAACGCGGCCGCCGCGACGACGTCATCATTGCCACCAAAGTAGGCTGGGAAGTAAACGCCGAGAACAAGGGCCTGGCCAAGGACTACATCCTGCGGGCCGTGGAAGGCTCCCTCCAGCGCCTGCAAACCGATTATATCGACCTGTACCAGTCGCACAAGGACGACCCGACGGTGCCCGTGGAAGAAACCCTGGCAGCCTACGCCCAGCTCGTGCAGCAGGGCAAGGTGCGCGTTATCGGGGCCAGCAACTTCACGGCCGAGCGGCTGCGCGAGTCCCTGGCCGCCAGTGAGCGGCACGGCTTTCCGCGCTACGAAACCCTGCAGCCGCTCTACAACCTCTACGACCGGGCCGACTTCGAGCAGAACCTGCGGCCCCTGTTGCAGGAGCAAAATATTGGTGTAATTCCCTACTACGGCCTGGCCGCGGGCTTCCTCACCGGCAAGTACCGCTCTGAGGCCGACCTGCAGAAAAGCGCCCGGGGCGGTGGCGTGGGCCAGAAATACCTTAACGACAAAGGCCTACGCATCCTTTCAGCCCTTGACGCGGTGGCCGCCCGCCAGCAGGCCACGCCCGCCCAGGTGGCCCTGGCCTGGATAATTGCTCAGCCCGGTCTGACGGCTCCCATTGCCTCGGCTACCAGCCCCGAGCAAGTTACCGAGCTGCTGAAGGCCACCGAGCTTCAGCTCAGCCCCGACGACCTGACCCAGCTGGGCGAGGCTAGCTCGTAA
- the ggt gene encoding gamma-glutamyltransferase: MNSRLPLAALAALLSCARASTPTAVTVPAASAAPALGVTAAKAMVVSAHPAASRIGLEILQRGGNAYDAAVAVQFALAVALPVAGNIGGGGFLLYRGSNGQEGALDFRETAPTGASRNMYLDAQGNVVPDLSTAGHLAVGVPGTVAGMEALHQKLGKLSWADVVQPAVDLAAHGLPLTAKEATGLNANRAVFLKYNPQKTLAYLAPDNGTWQPGDTIRYPELAATLARIRDQGRAGFYEGRTADLLTAEMQRGRGLITKQDLKSYQPQWRTPLHGQYRGYEVTTFPPPSSGGVALLQMLQMLEPYNLRKAGWHSPTGVHLITEAERRVYADRATYLGDPDFGRVPVTQLLDKNYNKQRMATTLAHRATPSKALTAGPGLPAYESDQTTHYSIVDAQGNAVSCTTTLNGAYGSKVVVAGAGFLLNNEMDDFSSKPGVPNAYGLVGGTANAITPGKRMLSSMTPAILTRNGKLQLVVGTPGGSTIITSVLQAILHVIDYDMSMQQAVAAPRLHHQWLPDYIDVEAEALTAATADSLQRRGYTLHPRGAWGRIDAIRILPDGRLEGGADPRGDDTTLGY, from the coding sequence ATGAACTCTCGCCTTCCTTTGGCGGCCCTGGCCGCTTTGTTGTCTTGCGCCCGGGCCTCCACTCCCACTGCTGTTACTGTTCCGGCAGCCTCTGCAGCCCCGGCCCTGGGCGTGACGGCCGCCAAGGCCATGGTGGTATCGGCTCACCCGGCGGCCTCGCGCATCGGCCTCGAAATCCTGCAAAGGGGCGGCAATGCCTACGACGCGGCCGTGGCGGTGCAGTTTGCCCTGGCCGTGGCCTTGCCCGTGGCCGGCAACATCGGCGGGGGCGGCTTCCTGTTGTACCGGGGCAGCAACGGGCAGGAGGGCGCCCTGGACTTCCGGGAAACCGCCCCGACCGGAGCTTCGCGCAATATGTACCTCGACGCTCAAGGTAACGTGGTGCCCGATTTGAGCACGGCCGGCCACCTGGCCGTGGGCGTGCCCGGCACCGTAGCCGGCATGGAGGCCCTGCACCAGAAGCTGGGCAAGCTCAGCTGGGCCGACGTGGTACAGCCCGCCGTGGACCTGGCCGCCCACGGCCTGCCTCTTACGGCGAAGGAAGCCACGGGCCTGAACGCCAACCGGGCCGTTTTTCTTAAGTACAACCCTCAGAAAACCCTGGCCTACCTGGCCCCCGACAACGGTACCTGGCAGCCCGGCGACACGATACGCTACCCCGAGCTGGCCGCCACGCTGGCCCGCATCCGGGACCAGGGCCGGGCGGGGTTCTACGAAGGTCGTACCGCCGACTTGCTCACGGCCGAAATGCAGCGCGGCCGGGGCCTTATTACCAAGCAGGACCTGAAAAGCTACCAGCCCCAGTGGCGCACCCCGCTCCACGGCCAGTACCGGGGCTACGAAGTCACCACGTTTCCGCCGCCCAGCTCGGGCGGGGTGGCCCTGCTCCAAATGCTGCAGATGCTGGAGCCCTACAACCTGAGGAAAGCCGGCTGGCACTCGCCCACCGGCGTGCACTTGATTACCGAGGCCGAGCGGCGCGTGTACGCCGACCGCGCCACCTACCTCGGCGACCCGGACTTTGGCCGGGTGCCCGTAACCCAGCTGCTCGACAAAAACTACAACAAGCAGCGCATGGCCACCACTCTGGCCCACCGCGCTACGCCCAGCAAGGCCCTTACGGCCGGGCCGGGTTTGCCCGCCTACGAGAGTGACCAGACGACGCACTACAGCATTGTGGATGCCCAGGGCAACGCAGTGAGCTGCACCACGACCCTCAACGGGGCCTACGGCAGCAAGGTGGTCGTGGCCGGGGCAGGTTTTCTGCTCAACAATGAAATGGACGACTTCAGCTCGAAACCTGGGGTGCCCAACGCCTACGGGCTGGTGGGCGGTACGGCCAACGCCATTACCCCCGGCAAGCGGATGCTGTCTTCGATGACGCCCGCCATCCTGACCCGCAATGGCAAGCTGCAGCTGGTGGTGGGCACGCCCGGGGGCAGCACCATTATTACCAGCGTGCTGCAGGCCATTCTGCACGTCATCGACTACGACATGAGCATGCAGCAGGCCGTGGCTGCACCCCGCCTGCACCACCAGTGGCTACCCGACTACATCGACGTGGAAGCCGAAGCCCTGACGGCCGCCACCGCCGACTCCCTGCAGCGGCGCGGCTACACCCTGCACCCCCGCGGCGCCTGGGGCCGCATTGACGCCATCCGCATCTTACCCGACGGCCGCCTCGAAGGCGGCGCCGACCCCCGCGGCGACGACACTACCCTGGGGTATTAG
- a CDS encoding YdeI/OmpD-associated family protein, giving the protein MSESFEQRFSAALELDDTDGGVQILIPFVPGETFQQKPPFHVRGTIDGFPFRLTLVQNADGEYMLPVGKQIRRAIDKTWGHDVEVIIQLDTEEASFELPEDLARALSQAGYRPKFDQLPYPYRREYVQWIERAKKPDTRMRRIKEAVERISAGKKLD; this is encoded by the coding sequence ATGTCCGAATCTTTCGAACAACGCTTTTCCGCCGCCCTGGAGCTGGATGACACCGACGGTGGCGTGCAGATCCTGATTCCCTTCGTCCCCGGCGAGACGTTTCAGCAGAAGCCCCCGTTTCACGTGCGCGGCACCATCGACGGGTTTCCCTTCCGCCTGACGCTGGTACAGAATGCCGACGGCGAGTACATGCTGCCCGTGGGCAAGCAAATCCGCCGGGCCATCGACAAAACCTGGGGCCACGACGTGGAAGTCATCATCCAGCTCGACACCGAGGAAGCCTCCTTCGAGCTGCCCGAAGATTTGGCCCGGGCTCTTTCCCAGGCGGGCTACCGGCCCAAGTTCGACCAGCTGCCCTACCCCTACCGCCGCGAGTACGTGCAGTGGATAGAGCGGGCCAAAAAGCCCGACACCCGGATGCGCCGCATCAAGGAGGCCGTGGAGCGGATCAGCGCCGGCAAGAAACTCGACTAA
- a CDS encoding YdeI/OmpD-associated family protein, with amino-acid sequence MEQVYSFEAQLVGHDSGGSFCIPPLDVPATFGKKGQVRVRGTIDGYAFQSTLAPMGGRHLLMVHKATREAIGKQPGEVVSITMQQDTAERTVEVPEDLAQALATVSGARATFDQLAYTHRKEYVRWITEAKKAETRLRRLTEAVALITTGKKLS; translated from the coding sequence ATGGAGCAGGTGTATTCTTTCGAAGCCCAACTGGTAGGCCACGACAGTGGCGGCAGCTTCTGCATTCCGCCGCTGGATGTACCGGCCACCTTTGGCAAAAAAGGTCAGGTGCGGGTGCGTGGTACTATTGATGGCTACGCGTTTCAGTCGACGCTGGCTCCGATGGGCGGACGCCACCTGCTGATGGTGCACAAGGCCACCCGCGAGGCCATCGGCAAGCAGCCCGGCGAGGTGGTCAGCATCACGATGCAGCAGGATACGGCCGAGCGCACAGTGGAAGTACCCGAAGATCTGGCCCAGGCCCTAGCAACTGTGAGCGGCGCACGGGCGACGTTCGACCAGCTGGCCTACACCCACCGCAAGGAGTACGTCCGCTGGATTACGGAAGCCAAAAAAGCCGAAACCCGGCTGCGTCGCCTGACAGAGGCCGTAGCCCTGATTACTACGGGTAAAAAGCTGAGCTAG
- a CDS encoding TIM-barrel domain-containing protein, whose translation MHSSFRRAGALLGLFLASIPALAQHEGSGRPGQDPFARPQTAAPTRSIGNYRSHSYQNGILTIQSTDGGTLRIRPWAESIVRVEYFPKGQPVQEIPSVSVAQTPQSLARSCKGEGWDGGPVKGQPYVGARINDSPTAIQWHLDCPGEIIIQKNPLRISYQRDAETLVAEAAGSFQQLGAAGSSAAGVGVSFRLTPDEHLYGTGSRALPLDRRGHRLSLYNEAHYGYQNGESTLNVTLPTVMSSRGYMVFFDNHAPGVLDLGATEKNTLEYRAEGLGSLAYFIIAGDSYAAILDRYTWLTGRQPLPPRWGLGLIQSRFGYKTEQEMLHVARRMRQAGFPLEALVLDLYWFGGTTRQGDFRWQPQQFPDPKRMISRLDSNGVKTILISEPYVMRTSLNDSLVRRRELVGRDAAGKSYTVGSFWAGPATLLDMDRPATRRWLWQQYDRLKQDGVGGWWSDLGEPENQPADMLYDQGPTRQIHNAYGQAWASILQEGYAEKYPQERLFNLARSGWAGMQRNSVFPWSGDVSRSWSGLQAQVPIMLSMGMGGVGYMHSDAGGFAGSNVDPELYTRWLQMASFGPIMRPHGVVMPEPFWYPEPYQSIVRRYTHLRYELLPYLYTLAWENAETGTPLARPMNYGPTSRVTLPVPVQVRSSTPQPLTEEERAAGFTEEGGDWSWNSKASSSWGLARLTARQRQQFRANNTAALANVNDQFLLGSALLVAPVLQPGQRRRNVVLPPGHWIDFYSHHTYGGSQTVGMAAPLAQVPLLVRAGAFLPRAPYVASTAHYRPDTLHVRYYADSTVPESSFTLYDDDGKSAPARQLGTYESIAFAGLVGRGQTVVQIRRSGSGYPGRPAQHVINLEIPRVTAPPAAVLLNSQPLPDSSWQYHAGTQLLLLPIRLTDQPVRVTIRGLALNEQLTAPTPELLTLEAPSNRTFGGHTELRYTLHAPGSYALRIRNAAGQVVRTFVPGEQAAGPHSLTWDGTNDQGQPLPGGVYSAHLQDQHQRLILLRD comes from the coding sequence ATGCACTCGTCTTTCCGCCGCGCCGGGGCCTTGCTGGGCCTGTTTCTTGCTTCCATTCCCGCGCTGGCACAGCATGAAGGCAGCGGCCGGCCCGGCCAAGACCCGTTTGCCCGCCCGCAAACTGCAGCCCCCACGCGCAGCATCGGCAACTACCGGAGCCACTCGTACCAAAACGGAATACTCACTATTCAAAGCACCGACGGCGGCACGCTGCGCATCCGGCCCTGGGCCGAAAGCATCGTGCGGGTGGAGTACTTTCCCAAGGGCCAGCCGGTGCAGGAAATTCCCTCGGTGAGCGTGGCGCAAACGCCGCAGTCGTTAGCGCGTTCCTGCAAAGGAGAAGGCTGGGACGGAGGACCTGTAAAAGGACAGCCTTACGTGGGAGCCAGAATTAACGACTCGCCGACAGCCATTCAGTGGCATCTCGATTGTCCAGGCGAAATTATCATCCAGAAAAATCCACTCCGCATCAGCTACCAGCGTGATGCTGAAACCCTGGTAGCGGAAGCGGCCGGCTCGTTTCAGCAGCTGGGGGCAGCCGGCAGTTCAGCGGCTGGCGTGGGCGTGTCGTTCCGGCTCACGCCCGACGAGCACCTCTACGGCACCGGCTCCCGGGCCCTGCCCCTGGACCGGCGCGGCCACCGCCTCAGTCTCTACAACGAGGCCCACTACGGTTACCAGAACGGAGAGTCGACGCTGAACGTGACCCTGCCCACGGTAATGAGCAGCCGGGGCTACATGGTGTTTTTCGACAACCACGCCCCAGGAGTGCTTGACTTGGGCGCCACCGAGAAAAATACGCTGGAATACCGCGCCGAAGGCCTGGGCAGCCTGGCGTACTTCATCATTGCCGGCGACTCCTACGCCGCCATCCTGGACCGCTACACCTGGCTGACTGGCCGGCAGCCGCTGCCGCCGCGTTGGGGCCTGGGCCTGATTCAAAGCCGTTTTGGCTACAAAACCGAGCAGGAAATGCTGCACGTGGCCCGCCGGATGCGGCAGGCCGGCTTCCCGCTCGAGGCCCTGGTGCTGGACCTCTACTGGTTTGGGGGCACCACCCGGCAGGGCGACTTCCGCTGGCAGCCCCAGCAGTTTCCCGACCCCAAACGGATGATAAGCCGCCTCGACTCCAACGGGGTTAAGACCATCCTGATTTCGGAGCCCTACGTGATGCGCACCTCCCTGAACGATTCCCTGGTGCGCCGCCGGGAATTGGTAGGGCGCGACGCGGCGGGGAAATCGTACACGGTTGGGTCATTTTGGGCGGGGCCAGCCACGTTGCTGGACATGGACCGGCCCGCCACCCGGCGCTGGCTCTGGCAGCAGTACGACCGGCTCAAGCAGGACGGCGTGGGCGGCTGGTGGAGCGACCTGGGCGAACCGGAAAATCAGCCCGCCGACATGCTCTACGACCAGGGCCCCACCCGCCAGATTCACAACGCCTACGGGCAGGCCTGGGCCAGCATTCTGCAGGAAGGCTACGCCGAAAAATACCCCCAGGAGCGCCTCTTCAACCTGGCCCGCTCGGGCTGGGCGGGCATGCAGCGGAATTCGGTCTTCCCGTGGTCGGGCGACGTTAGCCGGTCGTGGAGCGGCTTGCAGGCCCAGGTGCCCATCATGCTCAGCATGGGTATGGGCGGCGTGGGCTACATGCACTCCGACGCGGGCGGCTTTGCCGGTTCCAACGTCGACCCTGAACTATACACCCGCTGGCTGCAAATGGCCAGCTTCGGCCCCATCATGCGGCCCCACGGCGTGGTGATGCCCGAACCGTTCTGGTACCCCGAACCCTACCAAAGCATCGTGCGGCGCTACACCCACCTGCGCTACGAGCTGCTGCCCTACCTCTACACCCTGGCCTGGGAAAACGCGGAAACCGGCACGCCCCTGGCCCGGCCCATGAACTACGGCCCCACCAGCCGGGTTACGCTGCCGGTGCCCGTCCAGGTGCGCTCCAGCACGCCCCAGCCCCTGACGGAGGAAGAACGGGCAGCGGGTTTTACGGAGGAAGGCGGCGACTGGAGCTGGAACTCAAAAGCCTCCAGCAGCTGGGGCCTGGCCCGCCTCACGGCCCGGCAGCGCCAGCAGTTCAGGGCTAATAACACCGCGGCCCTGGCCAACGTCAACGACCAGTTTCTGCTGGGCTCGGCGCTGCTGGTAGCGCCGGTGCTGCAACCCGGGCAGCGACGGCGCAACGTGGTGCTACCCCCCGGCCACTGGATTGATTTCTACTCCCACCACACCTATGGCGGCAGTCAGACGGTGGGCATGGCGGCCCCGCTTGCTCAGGTGCCGCTGCTGGTCCGGGCCGGCGCCTTTCTACCCCGGGCCCCCTACGTAGCCAGCACCGCTCACTACCGCCCCGATACCCTGCACGTGCGCTACTACGCCGACTCTACCGTCCCCGAGTCGAGCTTCACGCTCTACGATGACGACGGCAAATCGGCCCCGGCCCGGCAATTGGGCACGTATGAGTCCATTGCGTTTGCGGGCCTGGTGGGCCGGGGGCAAACGGTAGTGCAGATTCGGCGCAGTGGTTCGGGCTACCCCGGCCGGCCGGCGCAGCACGTCATCAACCTGGAAATTCCGCGGGTTACGGCGCCGCCCGCGGCCGTGCTCCTCAACAGCCAGCCCCTGCCCGATTCCAGCTGGCAGTACCACGCCGGGACCCAGCTGCTGCTGCTGCCTATTCGGCTGACGGACCAGCCCGTACGGGTCACTATTCGGGGTCTGGCCTTGAATGAGCAGCTGACGGCCCCGACCCCGGAGCTCCTGACCCTGGAAGCGCCCAGCAACCGCACCTTCGGCGGCCACACCGAGCTGCGCTACACCCTGCACGCGCCCGGGAGCTACGCGCTGCGTATCCGCAACGCCGCCGGCCAGGTGGTCCGCACCTTTGTGCCCGGGGAGCAAGCTGCCGGCCCCCATTCGCTGACCTGGGACGGCACCAACGACCAGGGTCAGCCCCTGCCCGGCGGCGTCTACTCGGCCCACCTGCAAGACCAACACCAACGCCTGATCTTGCTGCGAGACTAG
- a CDS encoding penicillin-binding transpeptidase domain-containing protein yields the protein MRFLALFLLLLSGLSARGQALTERDFKKYFDSYGLRGSFLLYDQKANRYTAYDVARCNQGYLPGATFNIPNVLIGLETGVLPDTSFVFPAQDQKRDDGKLAPAVRLGAALRQNCQPCMQQIAQEVGVPRYQQALLRLKFGQMVVTPEVLQTFWMGGISRISQFQMVTFLRHLYAEKLPPAPRNQALTKRLFLLKSTPQYKLYGASGWTQRAKLTNGWFVGWLEQGGNVYLFALNAEPKDGKPADEKFITGRQIIAEQILQELALLPN from the coding sequence ATGCGTTTTCTGGCCTTATTTCTTTTGCTGCTCAGCGGCCTTAGTGCCCGCGGGCAGGCGCTGACCGAGCGCGACTTCAAAAAGTACTTCGACAGCTACGGCCTGCGGGGCTCGTTTTTGTTGTACGACCAGAAAGCCAACCGCTACACGGCCTACGACGTGGCCCGCTGCAACCAGGGCTACCTGCCGGGTGCCACCTTCAACATTCCCAACGTGCTGATTGGCCTCGAAACCGGGGTGCTGCCCGATACCAGCTTCGTGTTTCCGGCCCAGGACCAGAAGCGTGACGACGGGAAGCTGGCTCCGGCGGTGCGTCTGGGCGCGGCCCTGCGCCAGAATTGCCAGCCCTGCATGCAGCAGATAGCCCAGGAAGTAGGCGTGCCCCGCTACCAGCAAGCGTTGCTGCGGCTCAAGTTTGGGCAGATGGTGGTGACGCCCGAGGTGCTTCAAACCTTTTGGATGGGCGGAATTTCGCGCATTTCCCAGTTTCAGATGGTGACTTTCCTGCGGCACCTCTACGCCGAAAAACTGCCCCCCGCACCCCGCAACCAGGCCCTGACCAAACGGCTGTTCTTGCTCAAGTCGACGCCCCAGTACAAGCTCTACGGGGCCAGCGGCTGGACCCAGCGCGCCAAGCTCACCAACGGCTGGTTTGTGGGCTGGCTCGAGCAGGGTGGCAATGTGTACCTGTTTGCCCTGAACGCCGAACCCAAGGATGGCAAGCCCGCCGACGAGAAATTCATCACCGGCCGCCAGATTATTGCCGAGCAGATTCTGCAGGAGCTGGCCCTGTTGCCCAACTAA
- a CDS encoding YciI family protein: protein MNKQTFFLLALMVSLGARPGAAQSRKASSPAATPAKTYYLVLLKNVAQRQADVERLSTIRAGHAAHLQQLTREGRLTLAGRCPGPDSALGGMYILSASSMEEARRLTQADPAVQAGSLTMEIYPWEKQELGRRP from the coding sequence ATGAACAAGCAGACTTTCTTCCTCCTGGCCCTGATGGTGAGTCTGGGCGCGCGGCCCGGGGCGGCCCAGTCCCGCAAAGCCAGCAGCCCCGCGGCTACTCCGGCCAAGACGTATTATTTGGTGCTGCTCAAAAATGTAGCCCAGCGGCAGGCCGATGTCGAAAGGCTGTCCACCATCCGGGCCGGGCACGCGGCCCATTTGCAGCAGCTCACCCGGGAAGGCCGGCTCACCTTGGCCGGGCGCTGTCCCGGCCCCGACAGTGCCCTGGGGGGCATGTACATTCTGAGTGCCAGTAGTATGGAGGAAGCCCGGCGCCTGACCCAGGCCGACCCCGCCGTGCAGGCTGGCAGCCTGACAATGGAAATTTACCCCTGGGAAAAACAGGAGCTGGGCCGACGACCTTAG